The Synergistaceae bacterium genomic interval GAGCAGCTAAATTCATCTCGAATATACCTCCTCAATTTTCGCGATAACTTCGGGCGTAACTATCAAGTTCTTAGCGTTCAGAATGTCATACACATTGATGCTCGCGACATTGATGCACTTTGCGTCCGGAAGGTTGCTCACTGACTTGCTGACGTTGAGAGCGTTTCCGCTGTAGATAACGAGAGTCTTTTTCTCGAGGCCGAGTGCGGTGAAAAGATTCCTCATCGCCTTTGTTGACGGCTTCTCGATTGCGTCAAAACCCTTCACTACGGACATAAGATCCTCGCGGACTTTATCCGACAGCACACACTTCAACGCAAGCTGGCGAACCTTCTTGTTGACCTTCTGGTGATAATCCCTCGGATGCGGGCCGTGTGCGACTCCGCCGTGCACCCAGATCGGCGAACGTGTACTTCCCTGACGGGCGCGTCCTGTGTGCTTCTGCCTCCAAGGCTTCTTGCCTCCGCCGGAAACGTCTCCGCGGGTCTTTGTGCTGGC includes:
- the rplD gene encoding 50S ribosomal protein L4 translates to MPFVKVYEFDGTRAGEMELPAAIFDVPVNMPVIHQVVVAHLANCRQGTASTKTRGDVSGGGKKPWRQKHTGRARQGSTRSPIWVHGGVAHGPHPRDYHQKVNKKVRQLALKCVLSDKVREDLMSVVKGFDAIEKPSTKAMRNLFTALGLEKKTLVIYSGNALNVSKSVSNLPDAKCINVASINVYDILNAKNLIVTPEVIAKIEEVYSR